From Gordonia crocea, the proteins below share one genomic window:
- a CDS encoding LysM peptidoglycan-binding domain-containing protein gives MSASVMYRPGHPHHAVPTSRPIAAAGHRQRVVQPHRGPARSEGRALRGPRDTRLPAPRPGRGSECTGPAHGRPRVARPAPDSRVFARRKAAAAILVGAALAGLVWLFAIVGGNYEAASAPAPVATSVVHVRGGETLTAVAARIAPDMPRQAVVNQLRALNSMTSPTLTVGQALVVPVYR, from the coding sequence ATGAGCGCATCGGTGATGTACCGCCCGGGCCACCCGCACCACGCCGTTCCGACGTCGCGGCCGATCGCCGCGGCGGGCCATCGGCAGCGTGTGGTCCAGCCGCACCGCGGGCCCGCCCGGTCGGAGGGCCGGGCGCTGCGTGGGCCGCGCGACACGCGGCTGCCCGCACCCCGCCCGGGCCGGGGCAGCGAGTGCACCGGACCGGCCCATGGCCGTCCGCGGGTCGCACGGCCGGCGCCGGACAGCCGGGTGTTCGCCCGGCGCAAGGCCGCCGCGGCCATCCTGGTGGGCGCCGCGCTGGCCGGGCTGGTGTGGCTGTTCGCCATCGTCGGCGGAAACTACGAGGCGGCGTCGGCGCCGGCTCCGGTCGCCACGTCGGTTGTGCATGTTCGCGGCGGCGAGACGCTGACGGCAGTCGCGGCCCGGATCGCACCCGACATGCCGCGACAAGCAGTGGTGAACCAGCTGCGGGCGCTCAATTCGATGACCTCGCCGACGTTGACCGTGGGCCAGGCACTGGTCGTCCCGGTGTACCGCTGA
- the lexA gene encoding transcriptional repressor LexA: protein MAKKKPQAGLTDSPAAVEATLTQRQRDVLEVIRKSVRERGYPPSIREIGDAVGLVSTSSVAYQLRTLETKGLLKRDPHRPRAVNVAPDKNQPPPGGAAAGTDGMPAPTYVPVLGQIAAGGPILAEEAVEDVFPLPRELVGDGTHFLLRVIGESMIDAAICDGDWVVVRQQNVADNGDIVAAMIDGEATVKTFKRDADHVWLMPHNPLFEPIPGDRAVILGKVVTVMRRI from the coding sequence ATGGCCAAGAAGAAGCCGCAGGCCGGCCTGACCGACTCACCGGCGGCCGTCGAGGCAACCCTGACCCAGCGCCAGCGCGACGTGCTGGAAGTCATCCGCAAGTCGGTCCGTGAGCGCGGCTACCCGCCGAGCATCCGCGAGATCGGCGACGCCGTCGGCCTGGTGTCGACCTCATCGGTGGCCTACCAGTTGCGCACCCTGGAGACCAAGGGCCTCCTCAAGCGCGACCCCCACCGACCACGCGCGGTGAACGTCGCGCCGGACAAGAACCAGCCGCCGCCCGGAGGCGCCGCGGCCGGGACCGACGGGATGCCCGCACCGACGTACGTGCCGGTCCTCGGACAGATCGCCGCGGGCGGCCCCATCCTCGCCGAGGAGGCCGTCGAAGACGTCTTCCCACTCCCCCGCGAACTCGTCGGGGACGGCACCCACTTCCTGTTGCGCGTCATCGGCGAATCAATGATCGACGCCGCGATCTGTGACGGCGACTGGGTGGTGGTCCGGCAGCAGAACGTCGCCGACAACGGCGACATCGTCGCCGCGATGATCGACGGCGAAGCCACCGTGAAGACGTTCAAGCGCGACGCCGACCACGTGTGGCTGATGCCGCACAACCCGCTGTTCGAGCCGATCCCCGGCGACCGCGCCGTCATCCTCGGCAAGGTCGTGACGGTGATGCGCCGGATCTGA
- the hflX gene encoding GTPase HflX produces MTEHESRSAAPTTGELALDDRASLQRVAGLSTELTDVTEVEYRQLRLERVVLVGVWTSGTAAQAQANMAELAALAETAGSQVLDAVIQRRSSPDAATYIGSGKAGELHDLVVATGADTVIADGELTPAQLTALEKIVKVKVIDRTALILDIFAQHATSREGKAQVSLAQMEYMLPRLRGWGESMSRQAGGRAGSNGGVGLRGPGETKIETDRRRIRERMAKLRREIRAMKTARTVKRLERHRSGVPTITVVGYTNAGKSSLVNAMTGSGVLVQNALFATLDPTTRRARLDDGREVVFTDTVGFVRHLPTQLVEAFRSTLEEVADADLLIHVVDGAEAFPLDQVAAVRTVLAEVLEESGDGAAAPPELLVVNKIDAMDGLARAELAAALPGAIFISARTGEGLDGLFNRVRDEVGRHDVEIFVDVPFDRGDVVSRIHADGEVRSTEHHATGTKMRIRVPAALAGELEEFTRTGG; encoded by the coding sequence ATGACTGAACACGAATCCCGATCGGCCGCCCCGACCACCGGCGAACTGGCACTCGACGACCGCGCATCCCTGCAGCGCGTGGCGGGGCTGTCCACCGAGCTCACCGACGTCACCGAGGTCGAGTACCGCCAGCTACGCCTCGAACGCGTGGTGTTGGTCGGCGTCTGGACGTCGGGGACGGCCGCACAGGCACAGGCGAATATGGCGGAGTTGGCGGCGCTGGCCGAAACGGCGGGGTCGCAGGTCCTCGACGCCGTGATCCAGCGGCGCAGCAGCCCCGACGCGGCGACCTACATCGGTTCGGGTAAGGCCGGCGAACTCCACGACTTGGTCGTCGCGACGGGCGCCGACACCGTGATCGCCGACGGCGAGCTGACACCGGCGCAGTTGACCGCGCTGGAGAAGATCGTGAAGGTCAAGGTCATCGACCGGACCGCGCTGATTCTGGACATCTTCGCCCAACACGCCACCAGCCGTGAGGGCAAGGCGCAGGTGTCGCTGGCCCAGATGGAATACATGCTGCCGCGCCTGCGTGGTTGGGGTGAGTCGATGTCGCGCCAGGCCGGTGGACGCGCCGGCAGCAATGGCGGCGTCGGCCTGCGCGGCCCGGGTGAGACGAAGATCGAGACCGACCGCCGCCGGATCCGGGAGCGGATGGCCAAGCTGCGGCGCGAGATCCGCGCGATGAAGACCGCGCGGACGGTGAAACGCCTCGAGCGCCACCGCAGCGGTGTCCCGACGATCACCGTCGTCGGATACACCAACGCCGGGAAGTCGAGCCTGGTCAACGCGATGACCGGATCGGGTGTCCTGGTGCAGAACGCCTTGTTCGCGACGCTGGACCCGACGACACGCCGCGCGCGCCTGGACGACGGTCGCGAGGTGGTCTTCACCGACACGGTCGGATTCGTCCGCCACCTGCCGACCCAACTCGTCGAGGCCTTCCGGTCGACCTTGGAGGAGGTCGCCGACGCCGACCTGCTGATCCACGTGGTCGACGGGGCCGAGGCATTCCCGCTCGACCAGGTCGCCGCGGTACGCACCGTGTTGGCCGAGGTACTCGAGGAGAGTGGTGACGGTGCCGCCGCGCCACCGGAGCTGTTGGTGGTCAACAAGATCGACGCGATGGACGGTCTGGCGCGCGCGGAACTGGCGGCAGCGCTGCCGGGGGCGATCTTCATCTCCGCCCGAACCGGGGAAGGCCTCGACGGGCTCTTCAACCGGGTCCGCGACGAGGTGGGCCGCCACGACGTCGAGATCTTCGTCGATGTGCCGTTCGACCGTGGCGACGTCGTCTCGCGGATCCATGCCGACGGCGAAGTCCGATCGACCGAGCATCACGCCACGGGGACGAAAATGAGGATCCGCGTGCCCGCCGCGCTCGCCGGGGAACTCGAGGAGTTCACCCGGACCGGCGGCTGA